In Strix uralensis isolate ZFMK-TIS-50842 chromosome 7, bStrUra1, whole genome shotgun sequence, the following proteins share a genomic window:
- the NKX2-3 gene encoding homeobox protein Nkx-2.3 has translation MMLPSPVTSTPFSVKDILNLEQQQDPRYGAQLPHHLEHHFHPAACLLAAADGARFSDGEEEEEEEKLPYLSPMAAPGGQADARISADSYVHAVLRGSCEGPGPGEELDPAARDPKSCVLKKPLDAAEKAEEAERPKQRSRRKPRVLFSQAQVFELERRFKQQRYLSAPEREHLASSLKLTSTQVKIWFQNRRYKCKRQRQDKSLELGGPAAPPPPRRVAVPVLVRDGKPCLGGSQGYSSAYNGPYSYNGFPAYGYGNAASYNPGYGCTYPAGTGGASMQAACSPAAAAGPFVNVGGLGGFGGGGQPLHQAAAGPSCSQGALQGIRAW, from the exons ATGATGTTACCGAGCCCCGTCACCTCCACCCCCTTCTCTGTCAAAGACATCCTCaacctggagcagcagcaggacccGCGCTATGGGGCCCAGCTCCCGCACCACCTGGAGCACCACTTCCACCCCGCCGCCTGCCTGCTGGCGGCCGCCGACGGCGCCCGCTTCTCCGACggcgaggaggaagaggaggaggagaagctgccCTACCTGAGCCCCATGGCAGCGCCCGGCGGCCAGGCGGACGCGCGGATCTCCGCCGACAGCTACGTGCACGCCGTGCTGCGCGGCTCCTGCGAGGGCCCCGgcccgggagaggagctggaccccGCGGCCCGCGACCCAA AGAGCTGCGTCCTGAAGAAGCCGCTGGATGCGGCAGAGAAGGCGGAGGAGGCGGAGAGGCCGAAGCAGCGGAGCCGGAGGAAGCCGCGCGTCCTCTTCTCCCAGGCGCAGGTCTTCGAGCTGGAGCGGAGGTTCAAGCAGCAGCGTTACCTGTCGGCGCCCGAGCGGGAGCACCTGGCCAGCAGCCTCAAGCTCACCTCTACGCAGGTGAAGATCTGGTTCCAGAACCGGCGCTACAAGTGCAAGCGGCAGCGGCAGGACAAGTCGCTGGAGCtgggcggccccgcggccccgccgccgccgcgcagggtGGCCGTGCCCGTGCTGGTCCGCGACGGCAAGCCGTGCCTCGGCGGGTCGCAGGGCTACAGCTCGGCGTACAACGGGCCCTACTCCTACAACGGCTTCCCCGCCTACGGCTACGGCAACGCCGCCTCCTACAACCCCGGCTACGGTTGCACCTACCCGGCGGGCACCGGCGGCGCCTCCATGCAAGCCGCCTgcagcccggcggcggccgccggcccctTCGTGAACGTGGGCGGCCTCGGGGGCttcggcggcggcgggcagccgcTGCaccaggcggcggcggggccctcCTGCAGCCAGGGCGCACTGCAGGGCATCCGGGCCTGGTAG